Within the Bacteroidota bacterium genome, the region TTGCTATTATGTTGCAGCACTGAGTGGCAAAGTGCTTGAAGCGAGCAGAGAAACGGGGTAGTAGCTCAGTTTGGTTAGAGCGCCTGCCTGTCACGCAGGAGGTCGCGGGTTCGAGTCCCGTCTACCCCGCAGAAACCCGAGCGATTCGGGTTTTTTGTTTATGAGAGAATTCACTCTCTCCTGACTACACATGAACAATGGAGACAGAATGACGTATCCCGGTGAATCGACAACAAACGAGTTGCAAGCGATGCAATCCGGCTTGCAGTTTATCGATATGGTGGTAGGCAACGGCTCCGTACCGGAAACCGGAAACACAGTGACCGTGCATTATACAGGCTATCTGACCAACGGCAAGAAGTTCGACAGTTCCGTTGACAGGAGCCAGCCTTTCACATTCGTCATCGGATATGGACAAGTCATCAAGGGTTGGGATGAAGGCGTTGCATCCATGAAGATTGGCGGAAAGCGCAAGCTGATAATTCCTGCCCAACTGGGATACGGTACGCGAGGTGCGGGCGGTGTCATTCCGCCGGGGGCCGAGTTGATCTTTGATGTTGAATTGCTTGGAGTGAAATAGAAGAGGAGGGATTATGTGGGGAAGGATTGTGGTGTTGCTGTTCGGCATCATGTTCTCAGTTGGAGATTTGTCCGCACAAACTCGCGGGTTCGGGCTTGGCGTGATACTGGGAGAGCCTACCGGCATCAGCGCAAAGGGCTGGGTGTCCGACCGGAATGCCATTGATGCGGGATTGGCTTGGTCGTTTCGTCAACGAGGCTCCTTTCATCTTCACGTTGATTATCTCTGGCATTTTCCGGAGGCCATCAAGTCGCCGGAGAGGTTTACGTTGTATGCGGGTCTTGGCGGGCGCTTTTCTGCAGGGCGACGCGATGGCATTCTTGGAGTGAGATTTGCCGGCGGGTTTGCGTGGTGGCCGCGGGGCATTCCGCTTGATGTATTCGTTGAGATTGCCCCGATATTCGATATCGTGCCGGCGACTGAAGCCAGGGCCAACGGCGGCATTGGTATCAGGTACTTCTTTTAGTTCTTCTACAATATACTCTTCCTGAATTCTTCACAATTACATCCTACGGAGGATCAATGCGCTCTGTTCTCGTTTTGACAGTTCTTCTCTCCATCCAGTTGGCGGCATCGTCTCAAACGTATCAACGGTTCTTTACCGACAAAACAATGCGTGTGGACTATTATCATACTGGTACGAAAGGCCAGGAAACGTTCAGTCTTGATGAGGTGATCGAGGAAGGGGCATGGCCGGGCAGCAAAGTGAATCTCATCGACACTCTCAACCTGGGAGAGTATATGGTGAGAGTGTTTGATGTTCAGACAAATACAATGATTTTCTCACGCGGCTTCTCCTCGATCTTCAACGAATGGCAGACAACCGATGAAGCAGCCGCAGGTTTATACAGAACATTTTCAGAATCCGTCCGGTTGCCGTTTCCCAAAGACAAAATCCAGTTTACGATAGCCCGGCGTGACAAACGAATGGAGTTCCACGAAGTATGGTCCATCATGATAAACCCCAATGCACCGATACAAGTGAAGAAGGGGGAGAATCCATTTTCCTTCAAGGCGAACCGCATAATGGGCAGCGGCAACCCGGTTAACAAAGTTGATATCGTGATTGTTGGTGATGGCTATGCGAAGAGTGATATGGGAAAATTCCGCGACGATGCAAAACGCTTTAACGAGTCCCTGTTTGCAACGGAACCATTCAAGAGCCGCAAGAATGACTTCAACGTGTGGACTGTCGAAGCAGAATCGCATGAATCGGGAATTGACATTCCCGATGCAGGTGTGTGGAAAGATAACATTCTCGGTTCACGCTACAGTACGTTCGGTTCCGCCCGGTACGTCCTTACCACGGAGAACAAGACTCTGCGTGATATTGCATCGTTGGCACCGTACGATTTCATTTGCATTCTGATAAATGACTCCCGCTATGGAGGCGGAGGTATCTATAACTTGTACGCGACAACCTACACGAACGAACAAGTGAAAGGCCAGGAATGGCAAATGGATTACGTGTACGTGCACGAGTTTGGCCATTCATTCGGCGGGTTGGGAGATGAGTACTACGGCTCGAGTATTGCATACAATGATTTCTACATGCCCGGAGTGGAGCCGTGGGAGCCGAACGTGACGGCACTGTTGGACAAGAAAAATGTGAAATGGAAGACATTTGTCGATGCCGCGACAGCCATTCCAACACCGTGGGAGAAGGCGAAATACGACAGTCTTGAGGCGGAACGGGGGAAACTCGATCGTCTGGCTGCCGATTACTATGAGAAACGCGAGCCGATCTTCAAAGCCCAGAAAGAAATTCTGAGTGATGCCCGCTTCGCGGGAAAAGTGGGGGCATATGAGGGATCAGGATATGCCGCGAAGGGTTTGTACCGCCCGGCACTCGATTGCAGAATGTTCTCGCTCAGCCTGATTGATTTCGATCCGGTGTGCAGCGAAGCTATAAAACGGGTGATTGATTTCTACTCCAAATAGCTCTTCCGTTTGGGAGGATGTAAAGCAAAGAGGGCAACATCTCTCGATGCAGCCCTCTTCGTTTATCCATCTTGAACATGGATTCTTGGGGGTTGAAGAATTACATATTCGTTTTTGCGGTGGCCGGTTGCTGTTCCGGTGATTTCTTCGGTTTGCGCGTGAGGATCCACCACCCGACAACCACAACAGCAACTACGTTGAACACCCAAAACACAATCTGCCAGTTGAATCTCTCCTTGTGCAATTGGCTTACGGTTTTGTCGAGAGAGGCATATTCAACTTTACCGAGCATGGTCTCGTTTTCAAGAGCGGCCTTCCAATCCTTGTCGACTCGCTGAATCCAAATCTCGTCAACAAACACTCGCGTGTCAACGCCGCTCGCCTTGGCCGTTTCGACATAGGAGCGGACACTCGCTGCAAAACTCTTCGGGTCGTTGAACTGCTGAATACTGACACCGCGGTTGGAAAACTCGGCAGCGAGGCTCGCCCAGAATGATGATTCAAGTCTCGAGCGCCAAGTGGCAATTGTTGCGTCGACCTGTTGTGCCAGTTCTTCGCTTTCGGCCGCGGCTGTTTCCGTCGCTTTTTTCCTCTGCATCTTCGATTTCGTTATGGTATTGCGCGCTGCGAGTGCCGCCGTAACCTTGTCTCTCAACCCATCCCAACGGTTCTTGAACTGATGATATTGACTGACCAGCACGCCGTAGTCCTTTGCTTCGAGGCGCGTCGATGAAAGAAATGCGATGTTATCTTCGGCAATGCCCGCTATCCGGTTGACGATATCAGCTTTCTCCAGTTTCTTGCCGAGAGCATCTTTCTCCGCGACCGAAAGGGTCTCAATATTCCTGCCGAAGGGCAGAAAGATGGAGTCTATCATGGCGTTCACAAGCCGGTCATTGGCAGCGAGGTTCATGTTCAAACGATTGACCAGCTCGCGCTGTTCGGCCAGCGAGGTTTCTGTTGATTTCAATTTCGCGAGAAGGTCTTTCCGCTCGGCATACAACCGCTCCAACTCCGCATTCAGCGTGATCATGATGCCTTCCAACTCGATGATTCGTGTCCCCTGAGTCTGAATGAGCATGGCCTTTTCCTTCGCAAACGTATGGCGATCGCGCAAATCAGCAAGCATGTCGTTGAATGTTTTCGGGTAGAATGCCCCGGAGATCAACCGGCTATGATGGCTGTATTCGGATTCGAGACTCTCGATTCGGTGAGGAATCTGTGCAACCTGTTCGGCTGTTCGTGCAGAATCAATATCAACGCGGATCGCATCATATGTAGCCTTGAAGCGCTCTTTTACCTCGAAGTCGGATTGCTGGGCAGAACTGTTTACTGCCGCAAGTGAAACCAATGCTACTGTCACAGATCTGATAAGCTTCATTTTCGTCCCTCCGCTTGCAAATCTTTTTCTTCGAGAATATCATCACTGGTCATGAGTAACCGGAGATTGCTGCCGTCAATCAACTCCACATAAGGTTCGCGTTGATTGAGGGCGGGCCGGGCGAGTCCATGCTCGGAAACCTCATACTTCCTGTGGAGTTTCAACTCGCCGGCATTCGGAGCCATGACGTAGACATGTTTGAACCGTGGTCCGGTAACGTAGTACATGCCTTCGGTGCTTCTGAGAATGCGAATTTCTTTCCCTTTGAGCGCCTGAGGGTTTTCGAATTCCTCTTGCGCCAGCGGGGCCACATTGAAGGAGATAGCATACCGGCCCTCATTCACGGTGTTGTTTTCAGTAACGCTGAGGACGGTTTCTACAGGCCATCCGTAGTCTACTTGAGGGAGGGAGAACGACGAACAGGCAGGGAGGACTAATGCCATTGCCGCAATTGTGATGGCGACCCGAGCAACGACAGTGGCTTGATTCTTCTTCACATATTCCTCAGGATTATTATGGATTCCAAATATCACACAAAAAATACGAACAGCGTTGACAGCCATCAAGTTAATTGTTCTTAATCGAATTTGAGCTAAAAATCAACACGCTCTGTGGTAAATCGGAAAAACAGCCCTCCTTATGGGCTGTTGTCGGTTTTCAAACCTCCAAATATGGAGAAAATCGGAATCGGCTTGGAGGGCCGTAGCGGGCGGAAGAGCAGTGGAAGAGCAGTGAAAGACAAGCGTGAGACAACACCCTTGGCCGGAACTTGTCAGCTTGCTAATGGATGTCGTGACCTCCGATCCGTCATCCAACAAACTGTGCTGAAGAGCATGACTGACAGTTCAATCGAATATTCGCGGGAGCGCGGCAACCGTTCAGTTGAATGGAATCCTTCATTGGCAGACTATGAACCGGAATCATCCTCTCATTGAGATACAACACTTTCCGGTTCAAGTTATCGAAGCAGTATTGACTTCCTACGCACATTCAGTTACCTTTGTGTGGTTGCTCTCCGTGCAACCCTCTCGTTTCCCAACCACTAATGATTTCCGTTCATGTCCAAGGAAGCAAATGCCGCCGCCGCAAGGTCGGTACTTATCGTTGAAGATAGCGTAGACTTTTCCAATCTCCTCAAATACATTGTGGACGACATGGGCTATGAGGGTGTGCAGTTTGCCCTCGACAAAGAAGACATTGTCGAACGCTCGAAGGAATGTCACGCCGAAGCTGTACTCATGGATCTGCAGCTCCGCCGGAAAAACGGCATGCAATACATTGAAGAGTTGAAAGCCGACCCGGCAACGAAGAACATTCCCATCATCATCATCAGCGGCCGGGAGTTGAGCCAGAAGGAGATACTCTCGCTGCAAATTCAGAATGTGAAATACCTCAGGAAGGGAAGAGTTGAGATGGATGAATTGAAGAAGGTAATCAGCGAAACACTTCACTCTCACGACTCCGCCGGAAACAGGGCGAAGAAGGTCAGCGGTTGATTGCGTCTTTCTGAAGGCCCGTTCCTACACCCAGCCACGCAACTTGCACGCCTCGGCAACACGGGCAACCCCGACAACCATCGCGGCCAGGCGGGGGTGCACGGATTTTTCGAGCATTGCTTCTTTCACACTGTTGTACGCTTTTCTCAGTTTCTCATCAAGCCGCTGATGGACGAGTTCCTCGCTCCAGAAATACGAGTAGCTATCCTGCACCATTTCAAAGTATGAAACAGTAACACCGCCGGCACTCGCAAGTATGTCGGGTATGACGTGAACGCCTTTTCTATGCAGAATCAGATCCGCGTCGGGAGTTGTGGGTCCGTTGGCGAGCTCGCAAACGATCTTTGCCTTGATGTCGCCGGCGTTCTTGTCATTGATGGCATTTTCCAGCGCTGCGGGGTAGAGAATGTCAACATCAAGCCCGAGGACGGCGTCACGTAGAATTTCTTTTCCGCCGGGAAATCCCTTTACGGAACCCGTCTTCAATTTGTGTGTGACAAGATCTTTCGGGTTGAGACCCTCTTCCGAATATACTCCCCCTCGCGAGTCACACACGGCAATGAGGTTTCCGCCGCCCAACAGTTCTTCATGCAACAGTGCAGCCCGTTGTCCCGCATTTCCGAATCCCTGAATCGCGTATCGTCCCTTGGGGTCTATGCCGAACACTTTGCACGCTTCACCGACGGTTATCACCCCGCCGCGTGCCGTTGCGTCTCTCCTGCCTTCCGTGCCGCCGATTTGCAGCGGCTTGTCCGTGAAAACCCCCGGTTGATGCCGTTGAAGCAATGTTTCATATTCGTCCATCATCCAGGCCATCGTTTGCGGGTTCGTATACACATCCGGTGCGGGAATGTCCTTATCAATCCCGA harbors:
- a CDS encoding FKBP-type peptidyl-prolyl cis-trans isomerase is translated as MNNGDRMTYPGESTTNELQAMQSGLQFIDMVVGNGSVPETGNTVTVHYTGYLTNGKKFDSSVDRSQPFTFVIGYGQVIKGWDEGVASMKIGGKRKLIIPAQLGYGTRGAGGVIPPGAELIFDVELLGVK
- a CDS encoding peptidase M64, which gives rise to MRSVLVLTVLLSIQLAASSQTYQRFFTDKTMRVDYYHTGTKGQETFSLDEVIEEGAWPGSKVNLIDTLNLGEYMVRVFDVQTNTMIFSRGFSSIFNEWQTTDEAAAGLYRTFSESVRLPFPKDKIQFTIARRDKRMEFHEVWSIMINPNAPIQVKKGENPFSFKANRIMGSGNPVNKVDIVIVGDGYAKSDMGKFRDDAKRFNESLFATEPFKSRKNDFNVWTVEAESHESGIDIPDAGVWKDNILGSRYSTFGSARYVLTTENKTLRDIASLAPYDFICILINDSRYGGGGIYNLYATTYTNEQVKGQEWQMDYVYVHEFGHSFGGLGDEYYGSSIAYNDFYMPGVEPWEPNVTALLDKKNVKWKTFVDAATAIPTPWEKAKYDSLEAERGKLDRLAADYYEKREPIFKAQKEILSDARFAGKVGAYEGSGYAAKGLYRPALDCRMFSLSLIDFDPVCSEAIKRVIDFYSK
- a CDS encoding response regulator; the encoded protein is MSKEANAAAARSVLIVEDSVDFSNLLKYIVDDMGYEGVQFALDKEDIVERSKECHAEAVLMDLQLRRKNGMQYIEELKADPATKNIPIIIISGRELSQKEILSLQIQNVKYLRKGRVEMDELKKVISETLHSHDSAGNRAKKVSG
- a CDS encoding Glu/Leu/Phe/Val dehydrogenase, whose protein sequence is MKSYNSFEVTQQQVREAAKLLNLDAPTVELLLWPQREFKFTIPVKMDSGEVKIFHGYRIQHNYARGPAKGGIRFHPDETVDTIRALAGWMTWKTAVVDLPLGGGKGGVICDPRTMSDRELENLSRGYVRAVVQNIGIDKDIPAPDVYTNPQTMAWMMDEYETLLQRHQPGVFTDKPLQIGGTEGRRDATARGGVITVGEACKVFGIDPKGRYAIQGFGNAGQRAALLHEELLGGGNLIAVCDSRGGVYSEEGLNPKDLVTHKLKTGSVKGFPGGKEILRDAVLGLDVDILYPAALENAINDKNAGDIKAKIVCELANGPTTPDADLILHRKGVHVIPDILASAGGVTVSYFEMVQDSYSYFWSEELVHQRLDEKLRKAYNSVKEAMLEKSVHPRLAAMVVGVARVAEACKLRGWV